Proteins encoded within one genomic window of Formosa agariphila KMM 3901:
- a CDS encoding LysM peptidoglycan-binding domain-containing protein, whose amino-acid sequence MKQRLNSYFFCLAFLQITCFYAQDSLAVKDSQDSVIVNSILQDSTAVKFYTELVTEDKLRSGEDHTVDTIIDGQAYYKQEIKPAIDSLSLEHLRDHAYSAKVDELWLEELYSNSLYDSIYESVTDLTYEEVDYPELNTDTLKKRLLELDAKTPFNVAYNPALESVIKSYLKRRRNSMQKLMTLSEYYFPMFERELDNYNIPLEIKYLSIVESALKPRAKSRVGATGLWQFMYTTGKYYGLDVSSYVDDRSDPLKSTEAAAKYLSKLYSMFGDWDLALAAYNSGPGNVTKAIRRSGGYENYWNIRNYLPRETAGYLPAFLATMYIFENAEELGFSKLKPEIAYVETDTLHVKQMITLDQVSELTGVKIEELQFLNPSYKLDVIPFIKDETYTLRLPVRAIGPFVANEDEIYAYAKAEFDKREKPLPQLIESETKTRYTVKSGDYLGKIARKYSVRVSQIKQWNGLRSNNLSIGQRLTIYPRNSTATAKPTSTNTSTASTTENTYIVKKGDSLWSIAQKHSGISVDNIKEWNDISGSRLKPGMTLKMSKG is encoded by the coding sequence ATGAAGCAACGACTAAATTCGTATTTTTTTTGTTTAGCATTTTTGCAAATTACTTGTTTTTATGCTCAAGATTCTCTGGCTGTTAAAGATAGTCAGGATTCTGTGATTGTAAATTCAATATTGCAAGACTCTACAGCTGTAAAATTCTATACAGAACTTGTCACAGAAGATAAGTTGCGTTCTGGCGAAGATCATACTGTGGATACTATTATAGACGGCCAAGCGTATTACAAACAAGAAATTAAACCTGCAATAGACTCTTTAAGTTTAGAACACTTAAGAGATCATGCCTATTCTGCTAAAGTAGATGAACTTTGGTTGGAAGAATTATACAGCAATAGTTTATACGATTCTATTTACGAATCGGTTACAGATCTTACATACGAAGAAGTAGATTATCCAGAACTAAATACAGATACACTTAAAAAACGTTTATTAGAATTAGATGCAAAAACACCTTTTAATGTGGCATATAACCCTGCTCTAGAAAGTGTGATTAAATCGTATTTAAAACGTCGAAGAAATTCGATGCAAAAACTAATGACGTTAAGCGAATATTATTTTCCTATGTTCGAGCGTGAATTAGATAATTATAATATTCCTCTTGAAATTAAATATTTATCTATTGTAGAATCTGCTTTAAAACCTAGAGCCAAATCTAGAGTAGGAGCCACTGGTTTATGGCAATTTATGTACACCACAGGAAAATACTATGGATTAGATGTTAGTAGTTATGTAGACGACCGTAGTGATCCATTAAAATCTACCGAAGCAGCAGCTAAATATTTATCTAAACTATATAGTATGTTTGGAGATTGGGATTTAGCTTTAGCAGCGTATAATTCAGGACCAGGAAATGTAACCAAAGCAATAAGACGTTCTGGAGGTTATGAAAATTATTGGAATATAAGAAACTATTTACCTCGTGAAACGGCTGGATATTTACCAGCGTTTTTAGCTACGATGTATATTTTTGAGAATGCAGAAGAGTTAGGGTTTTCTAAGTTAAAACCTGAAATTGCATATGTAGAAACCGATACGCTTCACGTGAAACAAATGATAACTTTAGATCAGGTATCTGAACTTACAGGTGTGAAAATAGAAGAACTTCAGTTTTTAAATCCGTCTTATAAACTTGATGTCATTCCTTTTATTAAGGATGAAACATATACGTTACGTTTGCCAGTTCGGGCTATTGGACCTTTTGTTGCTAATGAAGATGAGATTTACGCTTATGCAAAAGCAGAGTTCGATAAACGTGAAAAACCGCTACCACAATTAATAGAATCGGAAACAAAAACAAGGTATACCGTTAAGTCTGGAGATTATTTGGGTAAAATTGCTCGAAAATATAGTGTCCGTGTAAGTCAGATAAAACAATGGAATGGCCTTAGAAGTAATAATTTAAGTATTGGTCAGCGTTTAACTATTTATCCTAGAAATTCAACAGCTACGGCTAAGCCAACGTCAACTAATACTTCTACAGCATCTACAACAGAAAACACATATATTGTTAAAAAAGGAGATTCTTTATGGAGCATTGCTCAAAAACATTCTGGTATTTCTGTCGATAATATTAAAGAATGGAACGATATTAGCGGTAGTCGTTTAAAACCAGGAATGACTTTAAAAATGTCTAAAGGTTAA
- a CDS encoding phosphoglycerate kinase, translating into MKTLNDFDFNNKKALIRVDFNVPLDEDYNVTDNTRIVSAKPTIIKILEDGGSCVLMSHLGRPKGAQDEFSLKHISEEVSNVLGVSVKFVSDCVGEKAEQAVANLQPGEVLLLENLRFYSEETAGDEKFAEQLSKLGDIYVNDAFGTAHRAHASTTIVAQFFPEKKCFGYLLAQEIESIQKVMETGEKPVLAVLGGAKVSSKITIIENILDKVDHLIIGGGMTFTFIKAQGGQVGDSICEDDKMELALDILKQAKEKNVQIHIPVDVVAANAFSNDAETQIVDVTKIPEGWQGLDAGPKSIENFNKVVLESKTILWNGPLGVFEMPTFAKGTIALGDSIAEATKNGAFSLVGGGDSVAAVKQFGFENKVSYVSTGGGAMLESLEGKTLPGIAAILD; encoded by the coding sequence TGCCTTTAGACGAGGATTATAATGTAACAGATAACACAAGAATTGTATCTGCTAAACCTACAATTATTAAAATTTTAGAAGATGGCGGAAGCTGTGTATTAATGTCTCACTTAGGAAGACCAAAAGGTGCTCAAGATGAGTTTTCTTTAAAACATATTAGCGAAGAAGTGTCTAATGTTTTAGGTGTGTCGGTAAAATTTGTTTCAGACTGTGTTGGTGAAAAAGCAGAACAAGCTGTGGCAAACCTTCAACCTGGTGAAGTGTTATTATTAGAAAATTTACGTTTTTATTCAGAAGAAACTGCTGGTGATGAAAAATTTGCTGAGCAACTGTCTAAATTAGGAGATATTTATGTAAACGATGCTTTTGGAACAGCGCATAGAGCACATGCTTCTACTACTATCGTTGCTCAATTTTTCCCAGAGAAAAAATGTTTCGGATATTTACTAGCTCAAGAAATTGAAAGTATCCAAAAAGTAATGGAAACTGGAGAAAAGCCTGTATTAGCTGTTTTAGGTGGTGCTAAAGTGTCTTCAAAAATCACAATTATAGAAAATATTTTAGATAAAGTAGACCACTTAATTATTGGAGGAGGGATGACATTTACTTTCATAAAAGCTCAAGGTGGTCAAGTAGGTGATTCTATTTGTGAAGATGATAAAATGGAATTAGCGCTAGATATTTTAAAACAAGCTAAAGAGAAAAATGTACAAATACATATTCCTGTAGATGTAGTTGCAGCAAACGCATTTAGTAACGATGCTGAAACTCAGATTGTAGATGTAACTAAAATACCAGAAGGATGGCAAGGTTTAGATGCTGGTCCAAAATCTATAGAAAACTTTAATAAAGTTGTTTTAGAAAGTAAAACCATTTTATGGAACGGACCTTTAGGTGTGTTCGAAATGCCAACTTTTGCTAAAGGAACAATTGCTTTAGGAGACTCTATTGCAGAGGCGACTAAGAATGGAGCTTTTTCTTTAGTTGGAGGAGGAGACTCTGTTGCAGCTGTTAAGCAATTTGGTTTCGAAAATAAAGTAAGTTATGTAAGTACAGGAGGTGGTGCAATGTTAGAGAGTTTAGAAGGAAAAACATTACCTGGTATTGCTGCAATTTTAGACTAA
- a CDS encoding GH3 auxin-responsive promoter family protein, with the protein MMSIKALLAKPFAKYIYSSVQKWANNPIETQDKVFKNLISEASSTMFGKDHNFQNIKTFEDFVKHVPVRDYEDLKPYVLKVVDGQADILWKGKPLYFAKTSGTTSGAKYIPITKESMPTHIEAARNAILLYINETGNSSFVDGKMIFLQGSPILEKKNGINLGRLSGIVAHFVPKYLQKNRLPSWETNCIEDWETKVDAIVEETLPEDMTIISGIPSWVQMYFEKLQEKTGKPVGDIFKNFNLFIFGGVNYEPYRAKFEKLIGRKVDSIELYPASEGFFAYQDKQNEKGMLLQLNSGIFYEFIKADEFFEENPKRITIKDVELDVNYVLIISTTAGLWAYNIGDTVAFTSLKPYRVIVTGRIKHFISAFGEHVIGKEVEQAMKDATADTDIRISEFTVAPQINPESGLPFHEWFVEFENEPKHLQELVEKLDESLQKQNSYYFDLIEGKVLQPLKITSIKKDGFQDYMKSIGKLGGQNKIPRLSNDRKIADTLYALKVTK; encoded by the coding sequence ATGATGTCCATAAAAGCACTTTTAGCAAAACCATTTGCCAAGTATATATATAGTTCTGTTCAGAAATGGGCTAATAATCCCATTGAAACTCAAGATAAAGTTTTTAAAAACTTAATTTCAGAGGCAAGTTCTACAATGTTTGGAAAGGATCATAATTTTCAAAACATAAAAACATTCGAAGATTTTGTAAAACACGTTCCGGTTCGTGATTACGAAGACTTAAAACCTTATGTTTTAAAAGTTGTAGATGGCCAAGCTGATATATTATGGAAAGGAAAGCCTTTATATTTTGCTAAAACTTCGGGAACCACCTCTGGTGCGAAATACATTCCAATTACAAAAGAAAGTATGCCAACGCATATTGAAGCCGCTAGAAATGCTATTTTATTATACATTAATGAAACGGGTAACTCTAGTTTTGTTGATGGTAAAATGATTTTCCTTCAAGGAAGCCCAATTTTAGAAAAGAAAAACGGTATAAACCTTGGAAGATTATCAGGGATTGTAGCACATTTTGTTCCTAAATATCTTCAGAAAAATAGACTTCCAAGTTGGGAAACAAACTGTATAGAAGATTGGGAAACAAAAGTTGATGCTATAGTTGAAGAAACGCTTCCGGAGGATATGACTATAATTTCAGGGATTCCGTCTTGGGTACAAATGTATTTTGAAAAGCTTCAGGAAAAAACTGGCAAACCTGTTGGAGATATCTTTAAGAACTTTAATTTATTCATTTTTGGAGGTGTGAATTACGAACCGTATCGTGCTAAATTTGAAAAATTAATAGGAAGAAAAGTTGACAGTATTGAATTGTATCCCGCAAGCGAAGGTTTTTTTGCCTACCAAGATAAGCAGAACGAAAAAGGAATGTTGTTACAGCTAAATTCTGGTATTTTTTACGAGTTTATAAAAGCCGACGAATTTTTCGAAGAAAACCCAAAACGTATTACCATTAAAGACGTAGAGTTAGACGTAAATTATGTTCTAATTATTTCTACAACAGCAGGATTGTGGGCCTATAACATTGGAGATACTGTTGCCTTTACATCGTTAAAACCTTATCGTGTTATCGTAACGGGGCGTATAAAACATTTTATTTCGGCATTTGGAGAGCATGTAATTGGTAAAGAAGTAGAACAAGCCATGAAAGATGCAACTGCTGATACAGATATTCGTATTTCGGAATTTACGGTTGCGCCACAAATAAATCCGGAATCTGGTTTACCTTTTCATGAGTGGTTTGTAGAATTCGAAAACGAACCAAAGCATCTTCAAGAACTGGTTGAGAAGCTAGATGAATCACTTCAAAAACAAAATAGTTATTATTTCGATTTAATAGAAGGCAAAGTACTTCAGCCATTAAAAATTACTTCAATAAAAAAAGATGGATTTCAGGATTATATGAAATCTATTGGAAAATTAGGAGGACAAAATAAAATCCCAAGATTATCTAACGACCGAAAAATAGCAGATACGCTATATGCCTTAAAAGTAACTAAATAG
- the tatA gene encoding twin-arginine translocase TatA/TatE family subunit, with the protein MISQGIFLVIGAPQIILIVVIVLLLFGGKKIPELMRGLGSGIKEFKDASKEEDENKDKKA; encoded by the coding sequence ATGATTTCTCAAGGAATATTTTTAGTTATTGGAGCGCCTCAAATCATCTTAATTGTGGTAATTGTTTTATTACTTTTTGGTGGTAAAAAAATCCCTGAACTTATGCGTGGGTTAGGAAGTGGTATTAAAGAGTTTAAAGACGCTTCGAAAGAAGAGGACGAAAACAAAGACAAAAAAGCATAG
- a CDS encoding DUF4837 family protein yields the protein MHKILFFVTALLVLTSCNDDKKGNQKLLSESSGNLNNLSVVVDNELWQGNVGEAIRNTLASPVDGLPQDEPLFSLSQIPPQVFSGFVTKNRTVLRVEVDANKTSSVKFGKNVYAIPQKVIVVSGKTEAEVIEQLKNNAPKIIEAFKNQEIKEKQRRIKLSLLKIDTIEKALGIKMELPSAYRIAKKDNNFFWLRKDITTGTQNIMLYELPLNVLKQNDSLVQQIIKIRDSIGQVHIPGPTEGTFMITEKAYAPYLFHTTIDDKPVVETKGIWDVKNAFMSGPFINYIIEDKANNRLLVVEGFTFAPSVEKRDYVFELDAIMKSIKFE from the coding sequence ATGCATAAAATTCTATTCTTTGTAACTGCGCTTCTTGTGCTTACTAGCTGTAATGATGACAAAAAAGGCAATCAGAAATTATTGTCTGAATCTTCTGGAAACTTAAATAACTTGTCTGTTGTGGTCGATAATGAATTGTGGCAGGGCAATGTTGGTGAAGCAATAAGAAACACGTTAGCATCGCCTGTAGACGGTTTACCGCAAGACGAACCTTTATTTTCATTGAGTCAAATTCCGCCTCAAGTATTTAGTGGTTTTGTTACAAAAAACAGAACGGTCTTACGCGTAGAAGTTGATGCGAACAAAACATCTTCAGTAAAATTTGGTAAGAATGTTTATGCCATTCCTCAAAAAGTTATAGTTGTTTCTGGAAAAACAGAAGCTGAGGTTATTGAACAATTAAAAAACAATGCACCTAAAATTATTGAAGCTTTTAAAAATCAGGAAATAAAAGAAAAGCAACGCCGAATTAAATTATCATTACTTAAAATAGATACCATTGAAAAGGCTTTAGGTATTAAAATGGAGCTTCCATCGGCTTATAGAATTGCTAAAAAGGATAATAATTTTTTCTGGTTAAGAAAGGATATTACAACGGGAACTCAGAATATTATGTTGTATGAGTTGCCTTTAAACGTATTAAAACAAAATGATAGTTTGGTTCAGCAAATTATTAAAATTAGAGATTCTATTGGGCAAGTACATATTCCAGGACCTACAGAAGGAACATTTATGATTACAGAAAAAGCCTATGCACCATATTTATTTCATACCACAATAGACGATAAGCCTGTGGTTGAAACGAAAGGAATCTGGGACGTGAAAAATGCTTTTATGTCTGGACCATTCATAAATTATATTATAGAGGATAAAGCAAATAATAGATTACTTGTTGTAGAAGGGTTTACTTTTGCGCCTTCAGTAGAAAAACGCGATTATGTGTTTGAGTTAGATGCAATCATGAAATCTATTAAATTTGAATAA
- a CDS encoding M23 family metallopeptidase — MNQKKPKNKKLTKKLLHKYRLVILNEDTFEERLSFKLTRLNVFVVLSLLSMFLIVATTLLIAYTSLREYIPGYSSSALKQSATELHFKTDSLQQVLHENEQFYASIKKVLEGDISTTNINKDSIIAATKFEASQVDLSPTKADSLLRERVDKEDKYNLFDSATSAANFVLFPPASGEISESYSVKDKHYAVDIVVAKDTPIKATADGRVIFSEWTTQTGFVIILEHSYGLISVYKHNATLTKEQGDLVKAGEVIATAGDSGEYTTGPHLHFELWSDGYPINPINFIDFKP; from the coding sequence ATGAATCAAAAGAAACCCAAAAATAAAAAATTAACAAAGAAGTTACTTCATAAGTACCGCCTTGTTATTTTAAATGAAGACACTTTTGAAGAGCGCTTGTCTTTTAAACTCACGCGATTAAATGTTTTTGTTGTTCTGTCTTTATTAAGCATGTTTTTAATTGTAGCCACGACATTGTTAATAGCTTACACGTCTTTACGTGAATATATTCCTGGGTATTCGTCTTCAGCTTTAAAACAATCTGCCACAGAATTGCATTTTAAAACAGATTCGTTACAGCAAGTATTACATGAAAACGAACAGTTTTATGCGTCCATAAAAAAAGTTTTAGAAGGCGATATTTCAACAACAAATATTAATAAAGATTCAATTATCGCTGCTACTAAATTTGAAGCGAGTCAAGTGGATTTAAGTCCAACCAAAGCAGATTCATTATTAAGAGAACGTGTAGATAAAGAAGATAAATATAATCTTTTCGATTCTGCCACTTCAGCAGCAAACTTTGTGTTATTTCCACCAGCAAGTGGAGAAATTAGCGAGTCGTATAGTGTTAAAGATAAACACTATGCTGTAGATATTGTTGTAGCAAAAGATACGCCAATAAAGGCTACGGCCGATGGTAGAGTTATTTTTTCTGAATGGACAACTCAAACAGGGTTTGTTATTATTTTAGAGCATAGCTACGGGTTAATTTCTGTATATAAACACAATGCAACTTTAACCAAAGAACAAGGAGATTTAGTTAAGGCGGGAGAAGTAATTGCTACAGCAGGAGATTCTGGTGAATACACCACTGGACCACATTTACATTTTGAGTTGTGGAGCGATGGCTATCCTATTAATCCAATTAATTTTATCGATTTTAAACCATGA